One window of the Colletotrichum lupini chromosome 9, complete sequence genome contains the following:
- a CDS encoding calcium-translocating P-type ATPase yields the protein MDPNSTPEDGPAPQRRNRAYVCSQRHPLASERLVGYRTDSLLCSPTITIDPSATGVDTTSPAPAMAQETQQDVSNSPGSPKDEAVSPTTVPEGAGAPWSASQEKPSKPKLRADTSFDAKDSSRPQSPHNVSSPVATLRGNDRAFLAVPSNLRSRQNSIDSDDMSSQGETIAVLSQSTEKTMKPSPMSNEKIMNDDSALRPDKGSEGDFVAENNPFAFTPGQLNKMFNPKSLGAYYALGGLTGIAKGLRSDRKAGLSLDEVHLDGQVSFNDATAHIHSSGDFKESDTPAAPARQNTGHHAKHDDGGFSDRKRIFKDNRIPEKKGKTLLQLMWITYQDKVLMLLTAAAVVSLAIGIYQTVGLPHAPDEPKVEWVEGVAIVVAIAIVVIVGSLNDYSKERQFAKLNKRKKDRNVKVVRSGKTIELSVHDILAGDVIHLEPGDLIPVDGILIEGFNVKCDESQATGESDIIKKRNGEEVFTAIQNGDDPKKLDPFIQSGARIMEGVGTFMVTSTGIHSSFGKTLMALDEDPEVTPLQSKLNIIAEYIAKLGGAAGLLLFIVLFIEFLVKLPKQPASVTPAQKGQDFINIVITVVTIIVVAVPEGLPLAVTLALSFATRRMLKDQNLVRHLKACEVMGNANTICSDKTGTLTQNKMQVVAGTIGTTHRFGGLRPDGSNDGDDSALDASADISVAEFAKMLSAPVKEILVNSISLNSTAFEGEVDGEKTYVGSKTETALLLLARDYFGMGPVAEERENAKILQLIPFDSGRKCMGIVVQLPGGGARVYVKGASEIVLGKCNQIFRDPSQDATLVQMTEANFQTVNTLINTYASRSLRTIGIAYRDFEQWPPRNARRVDGGEVDFDFMFRTMAFIGMVGIQDPLREGVPEAVKLCQKAGVMVRMVTGDNKLTAEAIAKECGILQPNGLVMEGPEFRNLTKSEQEAIIPRLCVLARSSPEDKRILVKRLKAKGDIVAVTGDGTNDAPALKTADVGFSMGIAGTEVAKEASSIILMDDNFNSIVKALKWGRAVNDAVKRFLQFQLTVNVTAVILTFVTAVSSTSVLTAVQLLWVNLIMDTLAALALATDPPQDSVLDRKPERRNASIITTTMWKMILGQAVYQLAITFMLFYGKETVVPGPEHIPDDQIATLVFNTFVWMQIFNQWNNRRLDNNFNIFEGLTKNMFFVGISAIMIGGQILIVFFGGAAFQIADEGQTGTQWAMAIILGLISIPFGVVIRLIPDALIERLIPDYLKRRAKDSVPGLTVSDEEQFEMYPEPLSDVRDELAFIKRMKGGRLNNLKFAVQHPRETFARSRSPSHSRSNSIKSPSTPTREDSFGSLAATPESRKRSRSSRSRSNSALGAPTVMAGIVAAGIAANWQPAERRRRDSDDSDNNVRRGVSRENSIREEPREETTTNEKAGDEKTAKQ from the exons ATGGATCCGAATTCTACCCCCGAAGATGGCCCTGCGCCGCAACGGAGGAATCGAGCGTACGTTTGCAGTCAGCGGCATCCGTTGGCCTCTGAACGATTAGTTGGATATAGGACTGACTCTCTTCTCTGTAGCCCGACCATCACCATAGACCCGTCTGCCACCGGTGTCGACACCACAAGTCCTGCACCAGCCATGGCTCAGGAAACCCAACAAGACGTATCCAACTCACCCGGATCGCCCAAAGATGAGGCAGTCAGTCCGACGACCGTACCGGAAGGTGCTGGTGCGCCGTGGTCAGCTTCACAAGAGAAGCCATCGAAACCGAAGCTTCGTGCCGACACCTCTTTCGACGCCAAGGATAGCAGCAGGCCCCAAAGCCCGCACAATGTGTCCAGTCCTGTTGCGACCTTGAGAGGCAACGACCGTGCCTTCCTGGCTGTTCCCAGCAACTTGCGCTCTCGACAGAATTCTATCGATTCCGACGACATGTCTTCCCAGGGCGAGACCATTGCTGTACTGAGCCAGTCAACCGAAAAGACTATGAAGCCCAGCCCCATGTCCAACGAGAAGATTATGAACGACGATAGCGCCCTGCGTCCAGACAAGGGCAGTGAAGGAGATTTCGTTGCGGAGAATAACCCTTTTGCTTTTACGCCTGGCCAGCTGAACAAGATGTTCAACCCGAAGAGTTTGGGCGCATACTACGCTCTTGGAGGTTTGACTGGTATTGCAAAAGGTCTTCGCAGTGATCGCAAGGCCGGATTGAGCTTGGATGAAGTTCACCTAGACGGTCAAGTCTCCTTCAACGACGCAACGGCTCACATTCATTCATCTGGGGATTTCAAGGAGAGCGACACTCCGGCAGCCCCCGCGAGACAAAACACTGGCCACCACGCTAAGCATGACGACGGCGGATTTTCTGATCGCAAGCGCATTTTTAAGGACAACCGGATCCCcgagaagaagggcaagaCTCTTCTTCAGCTAATGTGGATTACATACCAGGATAAGGTTCTCATGCTTCTGACAGCTGCCGCGGTAGTCTCACTCGCTATTGGTATCTACCAGACAGTGGGCTTGCCGCACGCTCCCGACGAACCAAAGGTTGAATGGGTCGAAGGTGTTGCTATTGTGGTTGCTATCGCCATCGTTGTTATTGTGGGATCCCTCAACGACTACAGCAAAGAGAGGCAATTCGCCAAGTTGAACAAGAGGAAGAAGGATCGCAACGTCAAGGTCGTCCGCTCGGGAAAGACCATCGAGCTGTCAGTACACGATATTTTGGCTGGAGATGTGATTCACCTTGAGCCGGGTGATCTGATCCCCGTCGACGGAATCTTGATCGAAGGCTTCAATGTCAAGTGTGACGAGTCTCAAGCTACGGGAGAATCGGACATCATCAAGAAGCGAAACGGCGAGGAAGTCTTCACGGCTATTCAGAACGGCGATGACCCGAAGAAACTGGATCCTTTTATTCAATCTGGCGCCAGAATCATGGAAGGCGTTGGCACTTTTATGGTTACATCTACCGGTATCCACTCATCATTCGGCAAGACTCTCATGGCTTTGGACGAGGACCCGGAGGTTACACCCCTACAGTCGAAGCTTAACATCATTGCCGAATACATCGCCAAGCTCGGAGGCGCTGCAGGTCTATTGCTCTTCATCGTCCTCTTCATCGAATTCCTCGTCAAGCTCCCCAAACAACCGGCTTCGGTCACCCCAGCTCAAAAGGGACAGGATTTTATCAACATCGTCATTACCGTTGTTACTATTATCGTTGTCGCTGTACCCGAAGGACTTCCCCTAGCCGTCACGCTCGCCCTCTCGTTCGCTACGAGACGCATGCTGAAGGATCAGAATCTTGTCAGGCACCTCAAGGCTTGTGAGGTCATGGGAAATGCCAACACCATTTGCTCCGACAAGACCGGCACCCTCACACAAAACAAGATGCAAGTCGTTGCTGGCACTATTGGTACTACCCACCGATTTGGCGGATTGCGTCCTGACGGATCCAACGATGGCGATGATTCTGCTCTCGATGCCTCTGCTGATATTTCGGTTGCGGAATTCGCCAAGATGCTCAGTGCACCGGTCAAAGAAATCCTCGTCAACTCGATCTCACTCAACTCTACGGCTTTTGAAGGTGAGGTCGACGGCGAGAAGACATACGTTGGATCGAAGACGGAGACCGCGCTGCTTCTCTTGGCGCGTGATTACTTCGGCATGGGTCCTGTTGCTGAGGAACGCGAGAACGCAAAGATTCTTCAACTCATTCCCTTCGACTCTGGTCGCAAGTGTATGGGAATCGTCGTTCAGCTTCCCGGAGGAGGTGCCCGAGTCTACGTCAAGGGCGCTTCCGAGATTGTTCTCGGAAAGTGCAACCAGATTTTCCGTGACCCGTCTCAGGATGCCACCCTTGTACAGATGACCGAGGCCAACTTCCAGACGGTCAACACCCTAATCAATACCTACGCCTCCCGATCACTCCGAACCATTGGCATTGCCTACAGGGACTTCGAACAGTGGCCCCCTCGCAATGCCCGTCGCGTTGATGGAGGCGAGGTCGACTTCGATTTCATGTTCCGAACGATGGCCTTTATCGGTATGGTTGGTATCCAGGATCCCTTGCGCGAGGGAGTTCCGGAGGCTGTTAAGCTGTGCCAGAAGGCGGGCGTTATGGTTCGCATGGTCACTGGAGACAACAAGCTTACGGCTGAAGCTATCGCTAAGGAATGTGGTATTCTGCAACCTAATGGGCTTGTCATGGAGGGCCCTGAGTTCCGCAACCTCACCAAGTCTGAGCAAGAGGCCATTATCCCGCGTCTCTGCGTTCTCGCCCGCTCGAGTCCTGAGGACAAGCGAATCCTGGTGAAGCGTCTCAAGGCAAAGGGAGACATTGTCGCTGTGACCGGTGATGGAACCAACGACGCCCCTGCGCTCAAGACAGCCGACGTTGGCTTTTCCATGGGAATTGCGGGTACTGAGGTTGCCAAGGAAGCTTCGTCAATTATTCTTATGGACGATAACTTCAACTCTATCGTTAAGGCTTTGAAGTGGGGTCGTGCTGTCAACGATGCCGTCAAACGATTCCTCCAGTTTCAGCTTACAGTTAACGTTACCGCCGTCATTCTCACGTTTGTCACTGCCGTGAGCAGCACTTCAGTCCTCACTGCTGTGCAACTGCTTTGGGTCAACTTGATCATGGACACGCTCGCAGCCCTTGCCCTCGCTACTGATCCTCCCCAAGACAGCGTTCTTGACAGAAAGCCTGAAAGACGCAATGCATCTATTATTACAACTACGATGTGGAAGATGATTCTCGGACAGGCCGTCTACCAACTCGCCATCACCTTCATGCTTTTCTACGGAAAGGAGACTGTTGTTCCTGGTCCGGAGCACATCCCTGATGATCAGATCGCCACGTTGGTTTTCAACACCTTCGTGTGGATGCAGATCTTCAACCAGTGGAA CAACCGTCGCTTGGACAACAACTTCAACATCTTCGAGGGCTTGACAAAGAACATGTTCTTCGTTGGCATCAGCGCCATTATGATCGGCGGACAGATCCTCATTGTTTTCTTTGGCGGAGCCGCGTTCCAGATCGCCGACGAGGGTCAAACCGGAACCCAGTGGGCTATGGCCATTATCCTTGGATTGATCTCCATTCCTTTCGGCGTGGTCATCCGTCTCATCCCCGACGCCCTTATTGAGCGTTTGATCCCCGATTACCTCAAACGCCGTGCCAAGGACTCCGTTCCGGGCCTCACGGTCTCAGATGAGGAGCAGTTCGAGATGTATCCGGAGCCATTGTCCGACGTCCGCGATGAATTGGCATTCATCAAGCGCATGAAGGGCGGACGCTTGAACAACCTGAAGTTCGCTGTACAGCACCCCCGCGAAACCTTTGCTCGCTCGCGCAGCCCGTCACACTCGCGTAGCAACTCTATCAAGTCACCCTCTACGCCCACACGAGAGGACAGCTTCGGCTCCCTCGCCGCAACACCCGAGTCGCGCAAGCGCTCTCGCAGCTCGCGCAGCCGCTCTAACTCGGCCCTCGGTGCTCCTACCGTCATGGCCGGCATTGTGGCTGCTGGCATTGCTGCCAACTGGCAGCCTGCCGAACGGAGACGTCGGGATAGCGACGACTCTGACAATAATGTTAGGAGAGGGGTCTCTCGAGAGAACTCGATCAGAGAAGAACCCCGGGAGGAAACCACCACAAACGAGAAGGCCGGAGATGAGAAGACGGCCAAGCAATGA
- a CDS encoding Sir2 family protein codes for MALLDLYSRKPTSGPPTTCSIIHLTLVSTLTVYPTRLAVCWFFAASRCSRRIATDPSAAYLLACLFNKDQGSVSYSSRHPREITDKFRAKKGGTRPPHSTSLTSQGILFLNPPSHTLEGPTVCNFVKSSCPSTDTLGFLLSLFSLHKSIKSSIGLPGLEQDNLPTLAALHFPFTQPIPAQSLSRLSSRLVSQINLSGGRQSRTPSIQADTYAQLSLISNTVIPSFLPILPHRAVVNKAKLKMKTQRAATKAVTVKKRINNKHKNAAYKVDKFEVPENPTLEDIKHAVGLQELEERVRDAKESAWETDSLLEDAIAEMGDAKLSSDDPDSCTPDEAMGLRHQLRALGPAEFCRRTVDAGRYTAKKLLSAFGLKPPAFLEGAEDEAYFSLLSLAISRELSKRAKLFRFNTVDDAVDLLQQSKNIIVLTGAGISTSLGIPDFRSKGGLYSQLEHLGLNDPQEVFDISVFKHDPTIFYTVAKDILPSTNRFTPTHAFISMLEKKGKLLTNYTQNIDNLEAKAGISQDKLIQCHGSFATATCVQCRFKCDGEEIFDDVKAGKIPRCPRCIQNLRPNGSSKRKRSAGTERKRRRFSSDDSTSDGEYDIPSVGVMKPDITFFGEALPDEFSRRLTEHDRDKVDLVIVIGTSLKVTPVSEIVSWLPANIPQIYISRQAVNHINFDIDLLGDCDVVVSELCRRAGWPLEHEMVPQDQVVKVNPDGGCVSRHVFEVVNPKQPPPPMQQISKLETESETAKPTKGPRKPRSCQPPHPRSLARFSSFCPLIVSTYRYSLVPFSLSQTIASESASRGTRQCPQNTRRNGTIAGSSNASVNETAWYRNLHSLPPVKSRGFVAAGHRHVAPFSHRTTSVSESVVALCTSPLTLTLTLTNLDLLESLHMAAKTVIALKNVAETAFEALAKGKPMHDVNDTEEFNMCTVTMVSEQAISKAAVVTQALCHLSYMRQSASTPANHTSKVEWQLKAVQTACSPAPVLGKEGGDGTEVLVACVTFTCICLAGYHAPPFFSLSLTRVLYHTLPHLPTLLQASMDIWVKFTTGRGRTGGLIRGCKRDTPYLQQQTCPESQLDVVAVTASPMLMFKFVSYTYWDQRHRHEKCFQHPPARQTFLYRVISDLNQSLSWIVGSHGFSQSKTASTAVCSATASIAHCIQALPSCFVLRTSASQESTFHFTCPLELRIEKFI; via the exons ATGGCATTATTGGATTTGTATTCGC GGAAACCAACTTCCGGTCCACCCACCACTTGTTCCATCATCCACTTGACTTTGGTGTCAACTCTTACCGTCTACCCAACTCGCCTCGCCGTTTGTTGGTTCTTCGCCGCCTCCCGCTGTTCACGCAGAATTGCAACTGATCCATCTGCTGCTTACCTGCTTGCCTGCTTGTTCAATAAAGACCAGGGCTCAGTGTCATATTCGTCACGCCACCCTAGGGAGATAACCGACAAGTTTCGAGCGAAAAAAGGCGGAACTCGGCCACCGCACTCAACTTCACTCACCAGCCAAGgcatcctttttttaaaccctcCTTCTCACACCCTTGAGGGCCCGACCGTCTGCAACTTTGTCAAATCTTCTTGCCCATCCACAGACACACTCGGCTTTTTACTTTCTCTCTTCTCTTTGCACAAATCCATCAAATCGTCAATCGGTCTACCTGGACTCGAACAAGATAATTTG CCAACTCTTGCCGCTCTTCATTTCCCCTTCACCCAGCCCATACCAGCCCAGTCTTTGTCCAGGCTATCATCCCGCCTTGTCTCACAAATAAACCTGTCGGGTGGTCGGCAGTCTCGCACCCCATCCATACAAGCAGACACGTACGCCCAGCTAA GTCTCATCAGCAACACCGTCATCCCCTCATTTCTTCCCATCTTGCCGCACAGAGCAGTTGTCAACAAGGCGAAGCTCAAGATGAAGACTCAACGGGCGGCGACAAAAGCCGTCACGGTCAAGAAGCGCATCAACAACAAACACAAGAACGCCGCGTACAAGGTGGACAAGTTTGAGGTTCCCGAAAACCCAACTCTTGAGGACATCAAGCACGCCGTCGGTCTTCAGGAACTAGAAGAACGCGTCAGAGATGCCAAAGAATCTGCATGGGAAACCGACTCTCTGCTGGAGGATGCCATCGCTGAGATGGGCGATGCAAAACTATCCTCGGATG ATCCGGACAGCTGCACGCCTGACGAGGCCATGGGCCTGCGCCACCAATTAAGAGCGCTTGGTCCCGCAGAATTCTGTAGAAGAACCGTGGACGCCGGACGCTACACGGCCAAGAAGCTACTATCGGCCTTTGGCCTCAAGCCTCCCGCCTTCCTCGAGGGTGCCGAAGATGAGGCCTACTTCAGTCTCTTGTCGCTGGCCATCAGCCGAGAGCTGTCTAAACGCGCAAAGTTGTTTCGCTTCAACACGGTGGACGACGCCGTGGACCTGCTACAGCAGAGCAAGAACATCATCGTCCTAACTGGTGCGGGCATCTCTACCTCGCTCGGCATTCCCGATTTCCGCTCAAAGGGTGGTCTCTATTCTCAACTTGAGCATCTGGGACTCAACGACCCGCAGGAGGTGTTTGACATTTCCGTCTTTAAGCATGACCCGACCATCTTCTACACTGTTGCCAAGGACATTCTGCCGTCGACCAACCGTTTTACACCGACTCATGCCTTCATCTCCATGCTtgagaagaagggcaagcTGCTTACCAACTACACTCAGAACATTGACAACCTTGAGGCCAAGGCCGGCATCTCTCAGGACAAGCTCATCCAGTGTCACGGTTCCTTCGCAACCGCGACTTGTGTTCAGTGCCGCTTCAAGTGCGACGGCGAAGAGATCTTTGACGACGTTAAAGCTGGCAAGATCCCGCGTTGCCCCCGCTGCATCCAAAACCTTCGTCCCAATGGCAGCAGTAAGCGCAAGCGCTCGGCGGGCACCGAAAGAAAGCGCCGCAGGTTCAGCTCCGACGATTCGACGTCAGACGGCGAGTACGACATCCCTAGCGTAGGCGTTATGAAGCCCGACATCACCTTCTTCGGCGAAGCGCTGCCTGATGAGTTCAGCAGGCGTCTGACGGAGCACGACCGCGACAAGGTGGACCTCGTCATCGTTATCGGTACGAGTCTGAAGGTGACGCCGGTGTCTGAGATAGTATCCTGGCTACCGGCCAACATCCCCCAGATCTACATCTCGCGCCAGGCCGTCAATCACATCAACTTTGATATTGACCTGCTTGGCGACTGCGACGTCGTCGTCTCGGAGCTGTGCCGCCGCGCCGGTTGGCCGCTCGAGCACGAGATGGTGCCTCAGGACCAGGTCGTCAAGGTGAACCCGGACGGCGGGTGCGTGAGCAGACACGTCTTTGAGGTCGTCAACCCTAagcagccgccgccgcctatGCAGCAAATCTCCAAGCTCGAGACTGAGTCCGAGACAGCGAAACCGACCAAGGGACCCAGAAAGCCTCGAAG TTGTCAACCACCTCACCCTCGCTCTCTTGCTCGCTTTTCTTCTTTCTGTCCGCTCATTGTCTCTACCTACAGATACTCCCTCGTGCCCTTCTCACTTTCTCAGACAATTGCATCTGAGAGCGCTTCACGCGGCACCCGTCAATG CCCCCAAAACACAAGACGGAACGGCACTATTGCCGGTAGCAGCAATGCAAGCGTCAACGAAACAGCCTGGTACCGCAACCTACACTCACTGCCCCCGGTCAAGTCTCGGGGCTTTGTGGCTGCGGGCCATCGCCACGTCGCCCCCTTCTCG CACCGCACCACTTCGGTCAGCGAATCCGTAGTTGCGCTCTGCACCAGCCCTCTCACCCTAACTCTCACCCTAACTAATCTCGACCTTTTGGAGTCTCTTCATATGGCAGCCAAAACGGTCATCGCGTT GAAGAACGTGGCGGAAACGGCGTTTGAGGCTCTCGCGAAAGGAAAACCCATGCACG ATGTCAACGATACTGAGGAGTTCAACATGTGCACTGTGACGATGGTCTCTGAACAAGCTATATC CAAGGCAGCAGTGGTGACTCAAGCACTCTGTCACCTGTCTTACATGCGCCAAAGTGCATCAACCCCCGCGAACCATACTTCAAAAGTCGAGTGGCAACTCAAGGCTGTCCAAACAGCCTGCTCACCGGC CCCGGTGCTTGGCAAGGAGGGCGGGGACGGGACTGAGGTTTTGGTTGCTTGCGTTACCTTTACGTGTATCTGCCTAGCAGGCTACCACGCACCACCGTTCTTCTCATTGAGCCTCACTCGCGTGTTATACCATACCTTGCCTCACCTACCAACCCTCTTGCAAGCCTCGATG GATATCTGGGTGAAGTTCACTACAGGGCGGGGGCGGACGGGAGGGTTGATTCGGGGAT GCAAACGCGACACC CCGTATCTTCAGCAGCAAACCTGCCCAGAAAGCCAGCTCGACGTTGTTGCGGTCACAGCATCCCCAA TGTTGATGTTCAAGTTCGTCTCGTATACCTACTGGGATCAGCGACACCGCCACGAAAAGTGTTTCCAACACCCGCCCGCTCGCCAAACCTTTCTTTATCGAGTAATTTCTG ACCTCAATCAATCACTGTCGTGGATCGTGGGTTCTCATGGATTCAGTCAAAGTAAGACGGCTTCAACCGCTGTCTGCTCAGCTACTGCCTCTATCGCTCATTGTATACAAGCATTGCCCAGCTGTTTCGTCCTGAGAACTTCTGCATCTCAAGAATCCACCTTTCACTTCACATGTCCCTTGGAATTGCGAATTGAGAAATTCATCTAG